A genomic stretch from Patagioenas fasciata isolate bPatFas1 chromosome 8, bPatFas1.hap1, whole genome shotgun sequence includes:
- the ZNF518A gene encoding zinc finger protein 518A yields the protein MQSETEQFFPDKKQINLLKHNAAKNFSTDTTLEKVLVNDPLSMMTQPAIFDINLPCKLKRVKIDLPRVSIPNEVFMKHEVDRFRKLFQCKQQTARKSLSLEKINGSNPSCLEGSHLQNKPEVQFEEGLKTTAKILNFTCTKCKDNIRYSPNDLLKHFQLLHYGELPLYPCEMCNFSANDFQSFKQHRRTHRSTLVKCELCSDEHMYTLLDLTKHFTSKHCVNGHFQCEKCGFSTQDVGTFVQHIHRHNEIPFKCGKCHHISFTKEEFQKHHLVHTGMFPFGCQYCSYSTPRKDYLLKHIITLHSDHLYAKEELEKDKCEKRIVKTPAGLKLVLRRYKMGASKKALWRRKKISSGSDKAGEKNAQVLRSANKIQTKAEELNQCMRDVEANEEKDQILYTEKHNFMRGMLSTTTAQYDKADDGTSYGLGLLKNAVHGPTVLMVKNNKISVPANYSAKFMGFKMVDGKQHIVIKLLPTNKQNTHLLGQKADPIKDGATAPLLQTADPCGLSSGARPRVTDQSTFNSVHPLASPPFSCSAPHSGKTKVEKQNNSLLYSKSVFQTVAPSNVAVGKSSNYLPVKFGSTVPPCDEVTKVGTRSNVSWGSYSPPSHPQVLLPTITNTLHYDPVKTPFFPELQIQNGGLNNSNATNNLCYSTSVDSSNEGLLSFHNYSKMDASDNPCSIWMSTDDSYKEFISSKTVSFQNSRRSESASAYSESMKGLKPEKVVSAQSNISKAYGHIYTNNNSVSSKNQSKCVIDSECFMEDQHNGQQYLDANIHHGFENVAEKFQENASDCVNSVLMPKITSVFSLQNVQAANYFLPEINQLQQDVLKVKATTLQESHSKTNNCVKLHSDKLLCGHKTGNKAFTHLKSSTTACGFQRPPSNAGFHLYKRELNTRCSTNKGTYCGRERQMPRTSFDSQGMDKLSRTPGAGTSLKTPTDAIIAQHVVKDKMLSTAPNPSSFSPVIQEQKPLLVQSPSTGLFIPLHLANRPGLRVVAGKSLPSTSSSDGHVTKGVPASFVLNKGPGMILTFNGAIGTAANVPSDSSQVLGRVASRECGKITIPASKVEGENDGFRSLRSSCSRRSCSTANDSLNNVQIKGPRVIGNSSESSAKGISSVKVLTEHQDAAFGSLESIKQEEMKQKQRVYALLPDRQQAVFLKCMTPNKPVVHKHSVFQDYTHYQNCQPKKTGAMQQKLLLKIKTSTSDTLADTTQSVSSSVPSLQLDNLQSHTPALAQKQTNSTSNDALILPGRLMPANASLASSNPACCVPPVEPVYSTRSARTRLQKGSIESAQIIAANNRNNFGSQKPTWGTRNRTAKEKTRLKRTRSKNSETVGAQRNRNFKRKSKDNCPEPPRKKVMLHRKCKEKNLAEVVSESGGPYKPRASKETVRTLKLLPFNSKQLVKCPRRNQPVVVLNHPDADVPEVVNVMKTIAKFKGHVLKVSLSKRTIEALLQPAFCNPLDITTVDLSQKRHRTIKPISPVKERFVLKLTLKKTSKNNYQIVKTTSENTLKAKFSCWFCGRIFDNQDNWVGHGQRHLMEATRDWNSLM from the coding sequence ATGCAATCTGAAACGGAACAGTTTTTTCCTgataaaaagcaaattaatttgtTAAAACATAATGCTGCGAAGAATTTTTCTACAGATACTACTTTGGAGAAAGTGCTGGTGAATGATCCTTTAAGTATGATGACTCAACCAGCGATTTTCGATATCAATCTCCCTTGCAAACTGAAAAGAGTGAAAATAGATTTACCCAGGGTGAGCATTCCAAATGAAGTATTCATGAAACATGAAGTTGATAGATTTAGGAAACTCTTTCAGTGTAAACAACAAACTGCCAGGAAGTCCTTAAGTCTAGAGAAAATCAATGGAAGCAATCCCAGTTGTTTGGAGGGAAGCCACTTGCAAAATAAAccagaagtgcaatttgaagaaGGGTTGAAAACTACAGCAAAGATACTAAATTTCACTTGTACCAAGTGCAAGGATAACATTAGATACAGCCCGAATGATCTACTGAAACATTTTCAGCTGTTACACTATGGGGAGTTGCCTTTGTATCCTTGTGAGATGTGTAACTTCTCGGCTAATGACTTTCAGTCCTTTAAACAGCACAGACGCACCCATCGTAGCACTTTAGTAAAATGTGAGCTTTGTAGTGATGAGCATATGTACACTTTGTTGGATTTGACAAAACACTTCACATCAAAGCATTGTGTAAATGGTCACTTTCAGTGTGAAAAATGTGGGTTTTCTACCCAGGATGTGGGCACATTTGTTCAGCACATCCACAGACATAATGAGATTCCATTTAAATGTGGAAAATGCCATCACATAAGCTTTACAAAAGAGGAGTTCCAGAAACATCATCTTGTTCATACCGGTATGTTTCCTTTTGGTTGTCAATATTGTAGTTACAGCACGCCACGGAAAGATTATCTTTTAAAGCACATCATAACTTTACATAGTGACCACTTGTATGCAAAAGAAGAACTGGAAAAGGATAAATGTGAAAAAAGAATAGTGAAGACTCCAGCAGGACTGAAGCTTGTGTTAAGGAGGTATAAAATGGGAGCATCGAAAAAAGCACTCTGGAGACGGAAAAAAATAAGCAGTGGAAGTGACaaagctggagaaaaaaatgcacaagTGCTAAGAAGTGCGAATAAAATTCAAACAAAAGCTGAGGAGCTGAACCAGTGTATGAGAGATGTGGAAGCAAATGAAGAGAAAGATCAGATTCTCTATACAGAAAAGCATAACTTCATGCGTGGAATGCTCTCTACTACTACAGCACAATATGATAAAGCAGATGATGGAACAAGTTATGGTCTGGGATTGTTGAAAAATGCTGTTCATGGGCCAACAGTATTGATGGTCAAAAACAATAAAATATCTGTTCCAGCAAATTACAGTGCTAAATTTATGGGATTTAAAATGGTAGATGGAAAACAACATATTGTTATAAAATTATTACCTACAAATAAGCAAAACACACATTTGTTGGGTCAGAAAGCTGATCCTATTAAGGATGGCGCTACAGCTCCGTTGCTACAGACTGCTGATCCCTGCGGCTTGTCGTCAGGTGCCAGACCGCGTGTAACTGATCAGTCAACTTTCAATTCTGTTCACCCATTAGCCTCCCCTCCCTTTTCTTGTTCTGCTCCtcattcaggaaaaacaaaagtggaaaaacaaaataactcTTTATTGTACAGTAAGAGTGTTTTTCAAACTGTAGCACCTTCTAATGTAGCTGTAGGAAAAAGTTCAAATTATTTGCCAGTGAAGTTTGGTTCAACTGTACCTCCATGCGACGAGGTGACAAAAGTTGGAACTCGAAGTAATGTCTCGTGGGGAAGCTATAGTCCTCCGAGTCATCCTCAGGTATTACTACCCACTATTACAAATACGCTTCATTATGACCCTGTGAAAACGCCTTTCTTTCCTGAACTGCAAATACAAAATGGTGGCCTAAATAATAGTAATGCAACTAATAATCTCTGTTATTCAACGTCAGTGGATTCTTCCAATGAAGGGTTGCTGTCTTTTCACAACTATTCCAAAATGGACGCTTCGGATAATCCATGTAGCATTTGGATGTCAACAGATGATAGTTACAAAGAATTTATATCTAGCAAAAcagtttcttttcaaaacagtAGGAGAAGTGAATCTGCATCTGCATATTCAGAGTCAATGAAAGgcttaaaaccagaaaaagttGTATCAGCCCAATCAAATATTAGTAAAGCTTATGGACACATATACACTAATAATAACTCTGTGTCTTCTAAAAATCAATCTAAATGTGTTATCGACAGTGAGTGTTTTATGGAGGATCAGCATAATGGCCAGCAGTATTTGGATGCTAACATACATCATGGCTTTGAGAATGTAGCTGAGAAATTCCAAGAAAATGCCTCTGATTGTGTTAACTCAGTCTTGATGCCCAAAATCACATCTGTTTTCTCATTGCAGAATGTACAGGCAGCTAATTATTTTTTGCCTGAAATAAACCAGTTACAACAAGATGTGTTAAAAGTGAAAGCAACTACTCTGCAAGAATCCCACAGCAAGACAAATAACTGCGTAAAACTTCATTCTGACAAGCTGCTTTGTGGCCACAAGACAGGGAATAAAGCCTTTACACATTTGAAAAGCTCGACGACTGCATGTGGTTTTCAGAGGCCTCCTTCTAATGCAGGCTTTCATTTATATAAGAGGGAGCTGAACACAAGATGTAGCACAAATAAAGGTACATATTGTGGGAGAGAACGACAGATGCCCAGAACATCATTTGATTCACAGGGAATGGATAAATTATCCAGAACTCCAGGTGCTGGTACATCGCTAAAAACTCCTACAGATGCAATCATTGCACAGCACGTAGTAAAAGATAAAATGTTGTCTACAGCCCCAAATCCTAGCAGCTTTTCACCTGTTATTCAGGAACAGAAGCCCCTTTTAGTTCAATCCCCTTCAACAGGCTTATTTATTCCTTTGCACCTTGCTAACCGTCCCGGACTACGGGTTGTTGCAGGAAAGTCTCTTCCGTCAACCAGTTCATCAGATGGGCATGTGACTAAAGGTGTACCTGcatcttttgttttaaataaaggaCCTGGAATGATTTTGACATTTAATGGGGCAATTGGAACAGCTGCCAATGTCCCCAGTGATAGTTCTCAGGTTTTAGGGAGAGTTGCATCCAGAGAATGTGGTAAAATAACCATCCCAGCTTCAAAAGTGGAGGGGGAAAATGACGGTTTCAGAAGTCTGAGAAGTTCCTGTAGTAGGAGATCATGTAGTACAGCAAATGACTCATTGAATAACGTACAGATCAAAGGACCTCGTGTAATTGGAAACTCATCGGAGTCATCTGCAAAAGGAATTTCTTCTGTGAAGGTGTTAACAGAGCATCAGGATGCTGCTTTTGGTTCCTTGGAGTCAataaaacaagaggaaatgaAACAGAAACAACGTGTTTATGCACTTTTGCCTGACAGACAGCAGGCAGTTTTTCTGAAATGTATGACACCAAACAAGCCTGTAGTTCATAAACATAGTGTTTTTCAGGATTATACTCATTATCAAAATTGTCAACCAAAGAAAACTGGAGCCATGCAACAAAAGCTTTTGCTGAAAATTAAGACTTCTACTTCAGATACACTGGCTGATACCACTCAGTCAGTAAGCAGCTCAGTGCCCTCACTACAGTTGGATAACTTGCAGTCCCATACTCCTGCACTAGCACAGAAACAAACTAATAGTACTTCTAATGATGCCTTAATCTTACCAGGTAGGTTAATGCCAGCAAATGCCTCTTTGGCAAGCTCTAATCCAGCATGTTGTGTTCCTCCTGTAGAGCCTGTTTATTCTACCAGATCTGCACGGACACGGTTGCAGAAAGGTTCTATTGAGAGTGCGCAAATTATAGCTGCTAACAACAGGAATAACTTTGGTAGTCAGAAACCCACATGGGGCACCCGAAACagaactgcaaaagaaaaaactcGTTTAAAACGAACTAGGTCTAAAAACTCAGAAACTGTGGGTGCGCAAAGAAACAGGAACTTCAAACGGAAAAGTAAAGATAATTGCCCAGAACCTCCAAGAAAGAAAGTGATGTTGCACAGAAAGTGTAAAGAAAAGAATCTAGCTGAAGTTGTTAGTGAATCAGGTGGCCCTTACAAACCAAGGGCATCAAAAGAAACTGTGAGGACTTTGAAATTACTTCCATTTAACTCTAAACAGCTTGTAAAATGCCCACGGAGAAATCAACCAGTTGTTGTGCTTAACCATCCTGATGCAGATGTTCCAGAAGTTGTAAATGTAATGAAAACCATTGCTAAATTTAAGGGACATGTTCTTAAGGTTTCACTGTCAAAAAGAACTATTGAAGCGCTTCTGCAGCCAGCTTTCTGCAATCCTTTGGACATAACTACTGTTGATCTTTCTCAGAAGAGGCACAGGACAATAAAACCTATTAGTCCTGTAAAAGAAAGATTTGTCTTAAAATTGACGCTGAAAAAGACTAGCAAAAACAATTATCAGATTGTGAAAACTACCTCTGAGAACACCTTGAAAGCTAAGTTTAGCTGCTGGTTTTGCGGTAGAATATTTGACAATCAGGATAATTGGGTGGGACATGGGCAGAGGCATCTGATGGAGGCTACTCGAGATTGGAATTCATTAATGTAA